Proteins co-encoded in one Neoarius graeffei isolate fNeoGra1 chromosome 11, fNeoGra1.pri, whole genome shotgun sequence genomic window:
- the noxred1 gene encoding NADP-dependent oxidoreductase domain-containing protein 1: MAMDLTLDLKSLQFENGLSEEEKECVILRSRSSGLAVCGCAHALFLCRLMSLVRDKLNHLTNKSDLQTVKIGIIGGGHVGKQLALLLLTIPGFKPSNINISTKRPDTLSDFSNRGVRCYFDNRRLATWADVIFLCVLPSHLRHVCAELHSQLPARCLVYSFTSAVPLHRLALLLGHTFILRPQYSFMTCDSGHLWLRHNQVAAALKDEEVLSASCPLSMTGGLCLDQRWVSAVLYMLLNICTAEGLRANQTVQLLNELFQATIPSVTLTCQSFVNSSWASTLNKSEEPFPWINLIDVQTKQSPLTSCLSGCKDLQDCISVMYQKIFSG; the protein is encoded by the exons ATGGCTATGGATCTGACGCTTGATTTGAAGTCTCTTCAGTTTGAAAACGGACTCAGTGAAGAGGAGAAAGAGTGTGTTATTCTGCGCAGTCGCTCTTCAGGGTTAGCAGTGTGCGGTTGTGCGCATGCGCTGTTTCTCTGCAGACTCATGTCTTTAGTCAG GGATAAATTAAACCATCTAACCAATAAATCAGACCTGCAGACAGTGAAGATTGGCATTATTGGAGGTGGACACGTGGGCAAACAGCTGGCACTTCTTTTACTGACTATACCAGGCTTTAAACCGTCGAACATTAACATATCGACTAAAAGACCAGACACACTGA GCGACTTCTCAAACAGAGGTGTCAGGTGTTATTTTGATAACCGCAGACTGGCCACTTGGGCAGACGTGATCTTCCTCTGTGTGCTTCCCTCTCATCTTCGTCATGTATGTGCTGAGCTTCACTCTCAGCTGCCTGCACGCTGCCTAGTGTACAGTTTCACCTCAGCAGTGCCGTTACACAG GTTGGCATTACTTCTTGGTCACACATTTATTCTCAGACCTCAGTACAGTTTTATGACCTGTGATTCGGGTCACTTGTGGCTCCGCCATAATCAAGTGGCAGCAGCTCTAAAGGATGAAGAAGTTCTGAGTGCATCATGCCCACTTTCAATGACTG GTGGTCTCTGTTTGGATCAGAGGTGGGTGTCTGCGGTGCTCTATATGCTCCTCAATATTTGCACTGCTGAGGGACTGAGGGCCAACCAAACTGTCCAGCTGCTCAATGAGCTGTTTCAGGCAACAATCCCATCCGTAACTCTCACCTGCCAGAGCTTTGTCAACTCATCCTGGGCATCTACACTTAATAAGTCTGAAGA GCCTTTCCCGTGGATTAACTTGATTGATGTACAGACAAAACAGTCTCCTTTGACTTCTTGTCTCTCAGGATGTAAAGATTTACAAGACTGCATTTCTGTGATGtatcaaaaaatattttctggCTGA